From Streptomyces sp. TLI_235, a single genomic window includes:
- a CDS encoding mutator protein MutT gives MDDHRVMRQDDNGNRFLVATGLGRAEAEALAAEFEARGHKQLYWVEAVGPRAPQPGAEVRYVVGGALVHQGRVLAARRSAPPETAGYWEFPGGKAEPGETQAQALERELAEELGVRVRALHPLPGGWPVRPGLELRIWAAELLSGEPRPLADHSEVRWLGAGELDDVEWLAHDREVLPHVAALLADG, from the coding sequence ATGGACGATCACCGGGTGATGCGGCAGGACGACAACGGCAACCGCTTCCTCGTCGCCACCGGGCTGGGCCGTGCCGAGGCGGAGGCACTCGCCGCCGAGTTCGAGGCCCGCGGCCACAAGCAGCTGTACTGGGTCGAGGCGGTCGGGCCCCGCGCCCCGCAGCCGGGCGCCGAGGTCCGGTACGTGGTCGGCGGCGCCCTGGTGCACCAGGGCCGGGTACTCGCCGCCCGCCGCAGCGCACCCCCCGAGACGGCCGGCTACTGGGAGTTCCCCGGCGGCAAGGCCGAGCCCGGCGAGACCCAGGCGCAGGCCCTGGAGCGCGAACTCGCCGAGGAACTCGGCGTCCGCGTCCGCGCCCTCCACCCGCTGCCCGGCGGCTGGCCCGTCCGGCCCGGCCTGGAGCTGCGGATATGGGCCGCCGAACTGCTCTCCGGCGAACCCCGCCCGCTGGCCGACCACTCCGAGGTCCGCTGGCTCGGCGCCGGCGAGCTCGACGACGTCGAATGGCTCGCCCACGACCGCGAGGTCCTCCCGCACGTCGCCGCCCTGCTCGCCGACGGCTGA
- a CDS encoding FAD/FMN-containing dehydrogenase: protein MGTKTIEELAGTVHGSVVGPGDEEYDEARRVYNAMIDRRPAVVVRCANAGDVMAAVDHARSSGMPLATRGGSHSVPGYGTCDGGVVADLTGMRGVRVDPVRRTARVDGGATLGDLNAAAYAFGLAVTGGIVSTTGVGGLTLGGGFGYLARKLGLTCDNLLSADVVTADGRLRVVNEKEEPDLFWALRGGSGNFGVVTSFEFALSPVKDIFGGPMLFELEHAEAILKRYREYIEEAPEELGIFPGFQIAPPLPFIPEDRHGDTFAIVVACWAGPMEEAEAAIRPLREIAPRVAEMVGPMPYPALNSAFDPLVPPGLQHYWKGVFSTELTDDAIAAHLEHGPKVPSMNSTMHIYSINGACHRVPPEATAFAHREATFATVIAGMWPDPAENEANTAWVRDYYAAVAPHSEAGGYVNFMADDDQHRAADNYGGSYARLVEVKRAYDPGNLFRVNHNIKP from the coding sequence ATGGGCACCAAGACGATCGAGGAACTGGCGGGCACCGTTCACGGGAGTGTGGTCGGGCCCGGCGACGAGGAGTACGACGAGGCCCGCAGGGTCTACAACGCGATGATCGACCGAAGGCCGGCCGTGGTGGTGCGCTGCGCCAACGCCGGCGACGTGATGGCGGCGGTCGACCACGCCCGGAGCAGCGGCATGCCGCTGGCCACCCGCGGCGGTTCGCACAGCGTCCCCGGCTACGGCACCTGCGACGGCGGCGTGGTCGCCGACCTCACGGGCATGCGCGGTGTCCGGGTCGACCCCGTCCGCCGCACCGCCCGGGTCGACGGCGGCGCCACCCTCGGCGACCTCAACGCGGCCGCATACGCCTTCGGACTCGCCGTCACCGGCGGGATCGTCTCCACCACCGGCGTCGGCGGCCTCACCCTCGGCGGCGGATTCGGCTACCTCGCCCGCAAGTTGGGGCTGACCTGCGACAACCTGCTGTCCGCGGACGTGGTCACCGCCGACGGCCGACTGCGGGTCGTCAACGAGAAGGAGGAGCCGGACCTCTTCTGGGCCCTGCGCGGCGGCAGCGGCAACTTCGGCGTCGTCACCTCCTTCGAGTTCGCGCTGAGCCCGGTCAAGGACATATTCGGCGGCCCGATGCTCTTCGAACTGGAGCACGCCGAGGCCATCCTGAAGCGCTACCGCGAGTACATCGAGGAGGCCCCGGAGGAGCTCGGCATCTTCCCCGGATTCCAGATCGCCCCGCCGCTGCCGTTCATCCCGGAGGACCGGCACGGCGACACCTTCGCGATCGTCGTGGCCTGCTGGGCGGGCCCGATGGAGGAGGCCGAGGCGGCGATCCGGCCACTGCGCGAGATCGCGCCGCGGGTCGCGGAGATGGTCGGCCCGATGCCCTACCCGGCACTCAACAGCGCCTTCGACCCGCTGGTGCCGCCGGGCCTGCAGCACTACTGGAAGGGCGTCTTCTCGACCGAGCTCACCGACGACGCGATCGCCGCCCACCTGGAGCACGGGCCGAAGGTGCCGAGCATGAACTCCACCATGCACATCTACTCGATCAACGGGGCCTGCCACCGCGTGCCCCCGGAGGCGACCGCCTTCGCCCACCGCGAGGCCACCTTCGCCACCGTGATCGCCGGCATGTGGCCCGACCCCGCCGAGAACGAGGCCAACACCGCCTGGGTGCGCGACTACTACGCCGCGGTCGCCCCGCACTCCGAGGCCGGCGGCTACGTCAACTTCATGGCCGACGACGACCAGCACCGCGCCGCCGACAACTACGGCGGCAGCTACGCCCGGCTGGTGGAGGTCAAGCGGGCCTACGACCCCGGCAACCTGTTCCGGGTCAACCACAACATCAAGCCGTAG
- a CDS encoding 5-amino-6-(5-phosphoribosylamino)uracil reductase, whose protein sequence is MPPRPYVLLSAAVSVDGHLDDASPERLLLSNPADFDRVDEVRAGCDALLVGGTTLRRDNPRLLVNSPERRAARVAAGRPAYPLKVTLTASGGLSPGLNFWHTGGAKAVYTTDAAAPALRTALDGLAEVVALGGTVRLGDLLDDLGARGVRRLMVEGGGSIHTQFLAEGLADELQLALAPLLVGQADAPRFLGPAAYPGGPTRRMRLLEARTVGDVVLLRYAPKETAP, encoded by the coding sequence GTGCCACCCCGCCCGTACGTCCTGCTGAGCGCCGCCGTCTCGGTGGACGGCCACCTCGACGACGCGTCACCGGAGCGGCTGCTGCTCTCCAACCCGGCCGACTTCGACCGGGTGGACGAGGTCCGGGCCGGCTGCGACGCGCTGCTGGTCGGCGGCACCACGCTGCGCCGCGACAACCCCCGACTGCTCGTCAACTCACCCGAACGCCGGGCCGCCCGGGTCGCGGCCGGGCGGCCCGCGTACCCCCTCAAGGTCACCCTCACGGCGAGCGGCGGCCTCTCCCCCGGGCTCAACTTCTGGCACACCGGCGGCGCCAAGGCCGTCTACACCACCGACGCCGCCGCGCCGGCCCTGCGCACCGCCCTCGACGGGCTCGCCGAGGTCGTCGCCCTCGGCGGCACCGTCCGCCTCGGCGACCTGCTCGACGACCTCGGGGCGCGCGGGGTGCGGCGGCTGATGGTGGAGGGCGGCGGCAGCATCCACACCCAGTTCCTCGCCGAGGGCCTGGCCGACGAGCTCCAGCTGGCGCTCGCCCCGCTGCTGGTCGGGCAGGCCGACGCGCCCCGCTTCCTCGGCCCGGCCGCCTACCCCGGTGGGCCCACCCGGCGGATGCGGCTGCTGGAGGCACGTACGGTGGGCGACGTCGTCCTGCTCCGCTACGCTCCGAAGGAGACCGCCCCGTGA
- a CDS encoding Uma2 family endonuclease produces the protein MTALPDWMRPPRAEGWFAEDLDRLPEAPRHTELIDGALVFMTSPQRSWHGRLVTGLTLALMAQVPDGVEVEREMTIRLDARNRPEPDLLLTSAPYDPDRTWYSPEDVLLVVEVVSPESAHRDRTVKLRKYAEAGIRHYWCVEDEDGAPAVHVYELDAPTGSYAPAGIFRRALRLSLPVEIDLDLDGLVPGRAD, from the coding sequence ATGACCGCACTGCCCGACTGGATGCGCCCGCCGCGCGCGGAGGGCTGGTTCGCGGAGGACCTGGACCGCCTCCCCGAGGCACCGCGCCACACCGAGCTGATCGACGGAGCACTCGTCTTCATGACGTCCCCGCAGCGGTCGTGGCACGGCCGCCTCGTCACCGGCCTCACGCTGGCGCTCATGGCCCAGGTGCCGGACGGCGTCGAGGTGGAACGGGAGATGACCATCCGCCTCGACGCCCGCAACCGTCCGGAGCCCGACCTGCTGCTGACCTCGGCCCCGTACGACCCGGACCGCACCTGGTACTCCCCGGAGGACGTGCTGCTCGTCGTCGAGGTCGTCTCACCGGAGTCCGCGCATCGCGACCGGACGGTCAAGCTGCGCAAGTACGCCGAGGCCGGGATCCGGCACTACTGGTGCGTCGAGGACGAGGACGGGGCCCCTGCGGTGCACGTCTACGAGCTCGACGCACCGACGGGCTCGTACGCGCCGGCCGGGATCTTCCGCCGAGCGCTGCGGCTCTCCCTACCGGTCGAGATCGACCTGGACCTGGACGGCCTCGTGCCGGGCCGCGCCGACTGA
- a CDS encoding D-alanyl-D-alanine carboxypeptidase: MTAVVRRTRWTAVAAAGAVLAALAVGTAAGPASAVPGPAAAVREADRVPPLDRAAVRDVLAGLPTAEVSGALVRVSGRAGRLDAVGGVGDPATGRAPDADGRFRIGSISKVFTATVVLQLAAEHRLDLGAPVQHYLPGLLPASFPPILVGQLLNHTSGLPNGADGPWGDGTAAWFVDHRFESWTPERVVATMDGQAMSFPPGTAQQYNGMNTFVAGLLVEKVTGHGYAQEVQRRIIRPLGLHDTSVPAVDDPALAHPAARPRLTVPGPDGTVRRVDVTEQSPWPWAEGGLISSAPDLDRFITALFRGRLLPPAQQEALFAVPDVPTHHSSHCETGPAAGRACMSMGLERTTVGGVEIWGKTGSRPGWTSGVFATRDLSRTVVYSLNPTGLDGAETPVILRLAGAVFG, from the coding sequence GTGACCGCTGTTGTGCGCCGTACTCGTTGGACCGCCGTTGCCGCCGCCGGGGCGGTGCTCGCCGCGCTGGCGGTGGGGACGGCGGCCGGGCCCGCGTCCGCCGTGCCCGGGCCCGCGGCCGCGGTGCGGGAGGCCGACCGGGTGCCGCCACTGGACCGGGCGGCCGTCCGCGACGTGCTCGCCGGGCTACCGACCGCCGAGGTGTCCGGGGCGCTCGTGCGGGTGTCCGGCCGCGCGGGCCGGCTGGACGCGGTCGGCGGGGTCGGCGATCCGGCCACCGGGCGGGCGCCGGACGCGGACGGGCGGTTCCGGATCGGCTCGATCTCCAAGGTCTTCACCGCGACCGTGGTCCTCCAGCTCGCCGCCGAGCACCGCCTCGACCTCGGCGCCCCCGTCCAGCACTACCTGCCCGGCCTGTTGCCGGCGTCCTTCCCGCCGATCCTCGTGGGGCAGCTGCTCAACCACACCAGCGGCCTGCCGAACGGGGCGGACGGCCCGTGGGGGGACGGCACCGCCGCGTGGTTCGTCGACCACCGCTTCGAGTCCTGGACGCCGGAGCGCGTGGTGGCCACCATGGACGGCCAGGCGATGTCCTTCCCGCCCGGCACCGCGCAGCAGTACAACGGCATGAACACCTTCGTGGCGGGACTGCTGGTCGAGAAGGTCACCGGGCACGGCTACGCCCAGGAGGTGCAGCGGCGGATCATCCGCCCGCTCGGCCTGCACGACACCTCGGTGCCGGCAGTGGACGACCCGGCGCTGGCGCACCCGGCCGCCCGCCCGCGGCTGACCGTCCCGGGCCCGGACGGCACGGTGCGCCGGGTGGACGTGACCGAGCAGAGCCCCTGGCCGTGGGCGGAGGGCGGGCTGATCTCCAGCGCCCCCGACCTGGACCGCTTCATCACCGCGCTGTTCCGCGGCCGTCTGCTGCCACCCGCCCAGCAGGAGGCGCTGTTCGCCGTCCCGGACGTGCCGACCCACCACAGCAGCCACTGCGAGACCGGGCCGGCCGCGGGCCGCGCCTGCATGAGCATGGGTCTGGAGCGGACGACGGTCGGTGGCGTCGAGATCTGGGGCAAGACCGGTTCCCGGCCGGGCTGGACGAGTGGGGTGTTCGCCACCCGGGACCTCTCCCGGACGGTGGTGTACTCGCTCAACCCGACCGGCCTGGACGGTGCCGAGACCCCGGTGATCCTGCGGCTCGCCGGCGCGGTCTTCGGCTGA
- a CDS encoding exodeoxyribonuclease VII large subunit — MANSSSPEAPVPVGKVSAMIGGWIDRLGEVWVEGQIAQLNRRPGAGMVFLTLRDAERDVSLTVTCFRSVFEQVAEAVQEGSRIIVHARPEWYTARGTLSLRASEIRLVGLGELLARLEQLKRKLGAEGLFDPERKRPLPFLPHCVGLVTGRGSAAERDVLENARRRWPAVRFEVRNVLVQGPNAAAQVAAAVRELDEHPDVDVIVVARGGGSVEDLLPFSSEDLVRTVAAARTPVVSAIGHEPDQPLLDWVADFRASTPTDAAKRVVPDVGEELARVRQLRDRARRSVVGRVERELHGLEGVRSRPVLAAPHRLVADRAAEVTALVERSRRVLGHRLDHAQTDLGHALARVVSLSPLATLQRGYAVLQRADGAVVTDPEQVSAGEELHARVAGGGFGVTVAPE, encoded by the coding sequence ATGGCGAACAGCAGCTCCCCCGAGGCGCCCGTCCCGGTCGGCAAGGTGTCGGCGATGATCGGCGGTTGGATCGACCGGCTGGGCGAGGTCTGGGTGGAGGGGCAGATCGCGCAGCTGAACCGGCGGCCGGGCGCGGGGATGGTGTTCCTGACGCTGCGCGACGCCGAGCGGGACGTGTCGCTCACCGTGACCTGCTTCCGTTCGGTCTTCGAACAGGTGGCGGAGGCCGTGCAGGAGGGCTCGCGGATCATCGTCCACGCCAGGCCGGAGTGGTACACCGCCCGCGGCACGCTCTCGCTGCGGGCCTCGGAGATCCGGCTGGTGGGCCTGGGCGAGCTGCTGGCCCGGCTGGAGCAGCTGAAGCGGAAGCTGGGCGCGGAGGGACTGTTCGACCCGGAGCGCAAGCGGCCGCTGCCGTTCCTGCCGCACTGCGTGGGCCTGGTGACGGGCCGCGGCTCGGCGGCCGAGCGGGACGTGCTGGAGAACGCCCGGCGGCGCTGGCCGGCCGTCCGGTTCGAGGTGCGCAACGTGCTGGTGCAGGGCCCGAACGCGGCTGCGCAGGTCGCGGCGGCCGTGCGGGAGCTGGACGAGCACCCGGACGTGGACGTCATCGTGGTGGCCCGTGGCGGCGGCAGCGTGGAGGACCTGCTGCCGTTCTCCTCCGAGGACCTGGTGCGCACGGTGGCGGCGGCCCGGACGCCGGTGGTCAGCGCGATCGGGCACGAGCCGGACCAGCCGCTGCTGGACTGGGTGGCCGACTTCCGGGCGTCGACGCCGACCGACGCGGCGAAGCGGGTGGTGCCGGACGTCGGCGAGGAGCTCGCCCGGGTACGCCAGCTGCGCGACCGCGCCCGGCGGTCCGTGGTGGGCCGGGTCGAGCGGGAGCTGCACGGGCTGGAGGGGGTGCGCAGCCGTCCGGTGCTGGCGGCGCCGCACCGTCTGGTGGCGGACCGGGCAGCGGAGGTGACGGCACTGGTGGAGCGGTCGCGGCGGGTGCTGGGGCACCGGCTGGACCACGCGCAGACGGACCTCGGGCATGCGCTCGCCCGGGTGGTGTCGCTCTCCCCGCTGGCGACCCTGCAGCGCGGCTACGCGGTGCTGCAGCGGGCGGACGGGGCGGTGGTGACGGACCCGGAGCAGGTGTCGGCCGGCGAGGAGCTGCACGCCCGGGTGGCGGGCGGCGGCTTCGGGGTGACGGTCGCGCCGGAGTGA
- a CDS encoding diaminohydroxyphosphoribosylaminopyrimidine deaminase: protein MNRDEPSGDHPPGTDLYWLARAVELSRRCPPSETAFSVGAVVVGADGEVLAEGFSREVDAHNHAEEAALAKLPAGDPRLRTATVYSSLEPCGQRASRPRTCAQLIIAAGVPRVVVAWREPDLFVQACQGTALLEAAGVEVVELPELAGPARAVNAHLLDG, encoded by the coding sequence GTGAACCGCGACGAGCCGTCCGGCGACCACCCGCCCGGCACCGACCTGTACTGGCTCGCGCGTGCCGTGGAGCTCTCGCGCCGGTGCCCGCCCTCCGAGACGGCCTTCTCGGTCGGCGCGGTGGTCGTCGGTGCGGACGGCGAGGTGCTCGCCGAGGGCTTCAGCCGCGAGGTCGACGCGCACAACCACGCCGAGGAGGCCGCCCTCGCCAAGCTGCCGGCCGGCGACCCCCGGCTGCGCACCGCCACCGTCTACAGCTCGCTGGAGCCGTGCGGGCAGCGCGCCTCGCGGCCGCGGACCTGCGCCCAGCTGATCATCGCGGCCGGGGTGCCGCGGGTGGTGGTCGCCTGGCGCGAGCCGGACCTGTTCGTGCAGGCCTGCCAGGGCACCGCGCTGCTGGAGGCGGCCGGGGTGGAGGTCGTCGAACTGCCGGAGCTGGCCGGGCCGGCCCGCGCGGTCAACGCGCACCTGCTCGACGGCTGA
- a CDS encoding ubiquinone/menaquinone biosynthesis C-methylase UbiE, whose translation MTNRRAAYTHGHQEAVLRSHRSRTAADSAAYLLPELRPGQRLLDVGCGPGTITADLAERLGPEGRTVAVDTSAEVLAQAAAHAAERGLTTVQFEVADVHRLPYADGAFDVVHAHQVLQHLADPVAALREMRRVTAPGGVVAVRDADYAAMAWYPELPELAEWSALYRRIARANGGEPDAGRRLAAWARAAGFTDVTATSSSWTFADPGRRQWWGGTWAERTEKSATAATALAEGLADTDDLARIADGWRRWAADPDAWFAVLHGEVLARR comes from the coding sequence ATGACGAACCGTCGGGCCGCCTACACCCACGGCCACCAGGAGGCCGTGCTGCGCTCGCACCGCAGCCGCACCGCCGCCGACTCCGCGGCCTACCTGCTGCCCGAACTCCGGCCGGGGCAGCGACTGCTGGACGTCGGCTGCGGGCCCGGCACGATCACCGCCGACCTCGCCGAGCGGCTCGGCCCCGAAGGCCGGACGGTCGCCGTCGACACCTCCGCCGAGGTGCTCGCCCAGGCCGCCGCGCACGCCGCCGAACGCGGTCTGACCACCGTGCAGTTCGAGGTCGCCGACGTGCACCGGCTGCCGTACGCCGACGGCGCGTTCGACGTGGTGCACGCCCACCAGGTGCTCCAACACCTCGCCGACCCGGTGGCCGCGCTGCGCGAGATGCGCCGGGTCACCGCCCCCGGCGGTGTGGTCGCCGTCCGGGACGCCGATTACGCGGCGATGGCCTGGTACCCCGAACTCCCCGAACTCGCCGAGTGGTCGGCGCTGTACCGGCGGATCGCCCGGGCCAACGGCGGCGAGCCCGATGCCGGCCGCCGGCTGGCCGCCTGGGCGAGGGCGGCCGGCTTCACCGACGTCACCGCGACCTCCAGCAGCTGGACCTTCGCCGACCCCGGGCGCCGGCAGTGGTGGGGCGGGACCTGGGCCGAGCGCACCGAGAAGTCCGCCACGGCCGCCACCGCCCTCGCCGAGGGCCTGGCCGACACCGACGACCTGGCCCGGATCGCCGACGGCTGGCGCCGCTGGGCCGCCGACCCGGACGCCTGGTTCGCCGTGCTGCACGGCGAGGTGCTGGCCCGCCGGTGA
- a CDS encoding RNA polymerase sigma-70 factor (ECF subfamily), with protein sequence MDGTLRGTPRGTPHLIEAAKAGDRDAWAELYRRYRGPVLAFLTRRTGNRALAEDLTQDTFVRAMACIDGYRWTGKDMGAWIFTIARNIMFDHDKRRATRSESTVAAVADSDAGICVEDLVLSLVEAERVFAALATLTEHQRTALTLRYWDDLSSREVADAIGIRVGAVKTLTYRARSSLRRTLATGAAERCAAADRCTSGERRPVSARRPLSPR encoded by the coding sequence ATGGATGGGACGCTGCGTGGAACGCCGCGTGGAACACCGCACCTGATCGAGGCCGCCAAGGCCGGCGACCGTGACGCCTGGGCGGAGTTGTACCGCCGTTATCGGGGGCCGGTGCTGGCCTTCCTGACGCGGCGCACCGGGAATCGCGCACTCGCCGAGGACCTGACCCAGGACACGTTCGTCCGCGCAATGGCGTGCATTGACGGCTACCGCTGGACTGGCAAGGACATGGGCGCGTGGATATTCACCATCGCCCGGAACATCATGTTCGACCACGACAAACGGCGGGCCACCCGCAGCGAGTCGACGGTGGCCGCGGTCGCGGATTCCGACGCGGGAATCTGCGTCGAGGACCTCGTCCTGTCCCTCGTCGAGGCGGAGCGCGTTTTCGCCGCCCTCGCCACATTGACCGAGCACCAGCGGACGGCGCTCACCCTGCGCTACTGGGACGACCTCAGTTCGCGGGAGGTGGCGGACGCGATCGGCATCCGGGTGGGCGCCGTGAAGACCCTCACCTACCGGGCCCGCAGCAGCCTGCGCCGCACCCTCGCGACGGGAGCCGCGGAGCGCTGCGCCGCGGCGGACCGCTGCACGTCCGGCGAACGCCGCCCGGTGTCCGCCCGCCGGCCGCTCAGTCCGCGATGA
- a CDS encoding polyphosphate glucokinase, translating into MTTVFGVDIGGSGIKGAPVDLADGRLAEERFKVLTPRPSSPNAVVEAVVEVVRHFGHQGPVGLTFPGVVVAGRTRTAANVDKDWIGMDAEGLFREALDLPATVLNDADAAGVAEVTHGAGRGRGGTVLLLTFGTGIGSALFVDGTLVPNTELGHLEMRGKDAERRASSAARERHGLSWAEWAPRVDEYLDLVEMLFSPQLVIIGGGVSRKHDRFLPLLRDRDAEIVPAELRNDAGIVGAAMAAAKAG; encoded by the coding sequence ATGACGACGGTATTCGGCGTGGACATCGGCGGCTCGGGGATCAAGGGCGCACCGGTCGACCTGGCGGACGGCCGCCTCGCCGAGGAGCGGTTCAAGGTCCTCACCCCGCGGCCGTCCTCGCCGAACGCGGTGGTCGAGGCGGTCGTCGAGGTCGTCCGGCACTTCGGCCACCAGGGCCCGGTCGGCCTCACCTTCCCCGGCGTGGTGGTCGCCGGCCGCACCCGCACCGCCGCCAACGTCGACAAGGACTGGATCGGCATGGACGCCGAGGGGCTCTTCCGCGAGGCCCTCGACCTGCCCGCCACCGTCCTCAACGACGCCGACGCCGCCGGCGTCGCCGAGGTCACCCACGGCGCCGGCCGCGGCCGGGGCGGCACCGTCCTGCTGCTCACCTTCGGCACCGGTATCGGCAGCGCGCTCTTCGTGGACGGCACCCTCGTCCCCAACACCGAGCTCGGCCACCTGGAGATGCGCGGCAAGGACGCCGAGCGGCGCGCCTCCTCGGCCGCCCGGGAGCGCCACGGGCTGAGCTGGGCCGAGTGGGCCCCGCGCGTCGACGAGTACCTGGACCTGGTCGAGATGCTCTTCTCGCCGCAACTGGTGATCATCGGCGGCGGGGTCAGCCGCAAGCACGACAGGTTCCTGCCGCTGCTCAGGGACCGCGACGCCGAGATCGTCCCCGCCGAGCTGCGCAACGACGCCGGCATCGTCGGCGCCGCGATGGCCGCCGCCAAGGCCGGCTAG
- a CDS encoding sugar-phosphatase: MPVTLTARALLLDMDGTLVNSDAVVERCWRRWAARHGLDGDAVMHVVHGRQGHLTMAVLLPDRPVEINLAENRQLLAEETADTYGVVPIPGAAAFLAALRGRPHALVTSADEPLARARMGAAELPLPETLVTAGSVGASKPDPEGFLKGAAALGFAPADCLAFEDSEAGITAALAAGMPVVGIGRRALPHPATVHAEDLEQVAVAPQADGSLRITVG; encoded by the coding sequence ATGCCCGTCACGCTCACCGCCCGCGCCCTGCTCCTCGACATGGACGGCACCCTGGTCAACTCGGACGCGGTCGTCGAGCGGTGCTGGCGCCGCTGGGCGGCCCGGCACGGCCTGGACGGCGACGCCGTCATGCACGTCGTGCACGGCCGCCAGGGACACCTGACCATGGCCGTGCTGCTGCCCGACCGGCCCGTCGAGATCAACCTCGCCGAGAACCGGCAGTTGCTCGCCGAGGAGACCGCCGACACCTACGGCGTCGTCCCGATCCCCGGCGCGGCCGCCTTCCTCGCCGCCCTGCGGGGCCGGCCGCACGCCCTCGTCACCTCCGCCGACGAGCCACTCGCCCGCGCCCGGATGGGCGCCGCCGAGCTGCCGCTGCCGGAGACCCTGGTCACCGCCGGCTCGGTCGGCGCCAGCAAGCCCGACCCGGAGGGCTTCCTCAAGGGCGCCGCCGCGCTCGGCTTCGCGCCCGCCGACTGCCTGGCCTTCGAGGACTCCGAGGCCGGCATCACCGCCGCGCTCGCCGCCGGCATGCCGGTGGTCGGCATCGGCCGGCGGGCGCTGCCGCACCCCGCGACCGTGCACGCCGAGGACCTGGAGCAGGTCGCGGTGGCCCCGCAGGCGGACGGCTCGCTGCGGATCACCGTCGGCTGA
- a CDS encoding 4-hydroxy-3-methylbut-2-enyl diphosphate reductase, which yields MSTTAQRRVLLAAPRGYCAGVDRAVIAVEKALEQYGAPIYVRKQIVHNKYVVQTLEKKGAVFVDETEEVPEGSIVVFSAHGVAPSVHDEAKAGKLATIDATCPLVTKVHKEAVRFAEEDYDILLVGHEGHEEVIGTMGEAPDRIHLVDGAEDVAGVQVRDESKVVWLSQTTLSVDETMATVGELQKRFPLLVSPPSDDICYATQNRQVAVKQLAPEADLLIVVGSKNSSNSVRLVEVGLEYGAKAAHLVDFAQEIDEAWLEGVTTVGLTSGASVPEILVDGVLEFLAARGYADVETVKTAEEHLQFSLPKELRRDLRSEAAGKL from the coding sequence ATGTCCACCACTGCACAGCGCCGCGTCCTGCTCGCCGCCCCCCGGGGCTACTGCGCGGGTGTCGACCGCGCCGTCATCGCCGTGGAGAAGGCCCTGGAGCAGTACGGGGCCCCGATCTACGTCCGCAAGCAGATCGTCCACAACAAGTACGTCGTGCAGACCCTCGAGAAGAAGGGCGCCGTCTTCGTCGACGAGACGGAGGAGGTGCCCGAGGGCTCGATCGTGGTCTTCTCGGCGCACGGCGTCGCGCCGTCCGTCCACGACGAGGCCAAGGCAGGCAAGCTCGCCACGATCGACGCCACCTGCCCCCTGGTGACCAAGGTGCACAAGGAGGCCGTGCGCTTCGCCGAGGAGGACTACGACATCCTGCTCGTCGGCCACGAGGGCCACGAGGAGGTCATCGGCACCATGGGCGAGGCCCCGGACCGCATCCACCTGGTGGACGGCGCCGAGGACGTCGCGGGCGTGCAGGTCCGCGACGAGTCCAAGGTCGTCTGGCTCTCCCAGACCACCCTCTCGGTGGACGAGACCATGGCCACCGTCGGCGAGCTGCAGAAGCGCTTCCCGCTGCTGGTCAGCCCGCCCAGCGATGACATCTGCTACGCGACGCAGAACCGCCAGGTCGCCGTGAAGCAGCTCGCGCCCGAGGCCGACCTGCTGATCGTGGTCGGCTCCAAGAACTCCTCCAACTCCGTCCGCCTGGTCGAGGTCGGCCTGGAGTACGGCGCCAAGGCCGCGCACCTGGTCGACTTCGCCCAGGAGATCGACGAGGCCTGGCTGGAGGGCGTCACCACCGTCGGCCTGACCAGCGGCGCCTCGGTGCCCGAGATCCTCGTCGACGGCGTCCTGGAATTCCTCGCCGCGCGCGGCTACGCCGACGTCGAGACCGTCAAGACCGCCGAGGAGCACCTGCAGTTCTCGCTGCCCAAGGAGCTCCGCCGCGACCTGCGCTCCGAGGCCGCCGGCAAGCTCTGA
- a CDS encoding pyridoxamine 5'-phosphate oxidase, which translates to MGKTYERIDGRLRAFIASQPVFFTATAPLAGDGHVNLSPKGRAGTLVVLDELTLAYLDFGGSTAETLAHLRENGRITLMWCSFDGPPTVVRVHGRGEAVFRDDPRFAGLIGHFDPAADGSGLRAVVLVHAERVSDSCGFAVPFMDYRGDRDLHAQYFDRKTDEEFATYCEGKELVGTSLDGLPALPLPLPPRAR; encoded by the coding sequence ATGGGAAAGACGTACGAACGCATCGACGGCCGGCTGCGCGCCTTCATCGCGAGCCAGCCGGTCTTCTTCACCGCCACGGCGCCGCTGGCCGGCGACGGGCACGTCAACCTGTCCCCCAAGGGCCGGGCCGGCACGCTCGTCGTCCTGGACGAACTCACCCTGGCCTACCTGGACTTCGGCGGCAGCACCGCGGAGACCCTCGCCCACCTGCGGGAGAACGGCCGGATCACCCTGATGTGGTGCTCCTTCGACGGGCCGCCGACCGTGGTGCGGGTGCACGGCCGCGGCGAGGCGGTGTTCCGCGACGACCCGCGCTTCGCCGGCCTGATCGGGCACTTCGACCCCGCGGCGGACGGCTCCGGGCTGCGCGCGGTGGTGCTGGTGCACGCCGAACGGGTCAGTGACTCCTGCGGGTTCGCCGTGCCGTTCATGGACTACCGGGGCGACCGCGACCTGCACGCCCAGTACTTCGACCGGAAGACCGACGAGGAGTTCGCCACCTACTGCGAGGGCAAGGAGCTCGTCGGCACCAGCCTCGACGGCCTGCCCGCACTGCCGCTGCCGCTGCCGCCGCGGGCCCGCTGA